From one Lysinibacillus sp. G4S2 genomic stretch:
- a CDS encoding response regulator transcription factor, which yields MNINVLLVDDRQLLLECLSNRLNKEPTIRVVGVVSNPEFLLHEIIATSPNIVLMNIGMKLVNGIDLTVELLKNMPHLRIIILSKHDYAEYIQAAYNAGASAFMTEEKPIQELIFTIKQVYSGHKLFPKIEVIKIDKMLTPKEYEILKWIAEDKTNSEISEEMMISIRTVEYHISSIIRKLNVESRVGAVVTAIKRGLLSIK from the coding sequence TTGAATATAAATGTGCTACTTGTAGATGATCGTCAATTACTATTAGAATGCTTATCAAATAGATTAAACAAAGAACCAACTATTCGCGTGGTAGGGGTCGTTTCTAATCCAGAATTTTTACTACATGAAATCATTGCTACCTCCCCTAATATTGTGCTAATGAATATTGGGATGAAATTAGTTAATGGCATTGACTTAACTGTTGAACTACTAAAAAATATGCCTCATTTACGAATCATCATTTTATCGAAGCATGATTATGCAGAATATATTCAAGCTGCCTATAATGCGGGAGCAAGTGCTTTTATGACCGAAGAAAAACCTATCCAAGAACTAATCTTCACCATTAAACAGGTATATTCAGGCCATAAACTGTTTCCTAAAATTGAAGTAATTAAGATAGATAAAATGCTTACCCCAAAAGAGTATGAAATTTTAAAATGGATTGCAGAGGATAAAACCAATTCAGAAATTAGTGAGGAAATGATGATAAGCATAAGAACAGTTGAATACCATATCTCATCAATCATTAGGAAATTAAACGTAGAATCTCGAGTAGGTGCTGTCGTAACAGCTATTAAGCGAGGGCTGCTAAGTATTAAATAG
- a CDS encoding ABC transporter ATP-binding protein: MNEAISIKDLYFSYNSNIQILKNINLTINHNEVFGLLGPNGAGKTTLLECVQGVRNGYTGNIIVNGLDVRKDSDQIKPLIGVQFQSNSYFDYIRVDELFEFFAILYNMKITENEIKDLLNKVNMQEHKRSYVNKLSGGQKQRVSIALSILNKPQVLFLDEPTTGLDPNSRKDLWNIIKDIRKEGTTIILTTHYMEEVEALCDNVCFINNGSIYTVGKPEEIIENANLNSFIKIGLIADSDVQYLESCPTVETIKKEEDFFYLYTKDIRKTIDYINKLEDEKRITTTSINIQKANLEDVFLNMTGSVLKV; encoded by the coding sequence ATGAATGAAGCAATATCAATAAAAGATTTGTATTTTTCGTATAACTCTAATATACAAATACTGAAAAATATTAATTTAACAATAAATCACAATGAAGTGTTTGGTTTACTAGGACCAAACGGAGCGGGGAAAACAACTTTATTAGAATGTGTACAAGGGGTTAGAAATGGCTATACCGGCAACATAATTGTTAATGGTTTAGATGTTAGAAAAGATTCAGATCAAATTAAACCACTCATAGGTGTACAGTTTCAGTCAAATTCCTATTTTGATTATATTAGGGTGGATGAATTGTTTGAATTCTTTGCTATATTATACAACATGAAGATTACTGAAAATGAAATTAAAGATCTATTAAACAAAGTAAATATGCAAGAACATAAAAGATCTTATGTTAATAAACTTTCTGGAGGACAAAAACAAAGAGTAAGTATAGCTTTAAGTATTTTGAATAAACCTCAGGTCTTGTTTTTGGATGAACCTACAACCGGGTTAGATCCGAACTCCAGAAAAGATTTGTGGAATATTATAAAAGATATTAGAAAGGAAGGGACAACTATAATATTAACAACACATTATATGGAAGAAGTAGAGGCACTCTGTGATAATGTATGTTTTATTAACAATGGGAGTATATATACTGTGGGAAAACCGGAAGAGATTATTGAAAATGCTAATTTAAATTCATTTATTAAAATAGGTTTAATAGCAGATTCTGATGTACAGTATTTAGAAAGTTGTCCGACAGTAGAAACGATAAAAAAAGAAGAGGACTTTTTTTACTTATACACTAAAGACATAAGAAAAACGATAGATTATATAAATAAATTAGAAGATGAAAAACGAATAACAACAACTAGTATTAATATTCAAAAAGCAAATTTAGAGGATGTATTCTTAAATATGACTGGAAGTGTTTTGAAAGTATGA
- a CDS encoding ABC transporter permease, translating to MNSFVNLSSIFFKMELRNKQAAIMSTVFPILMMALMGTAGKDAARDGMSYMTYIFPGILGMAYGAIGLIALPVMIASYRERGIFKKIKVTPISTSKIMVSIFSTQLFIMAIQTVIILGISVFIFNVQLNFSSIYTLLLIPLLLMGGLSLLGVGLIIGIYANNAKNATTMGNLSNLVFIFLGGTFFPSDVWPKILMPFVYINPLNYIIEAIRKTLIFETQNLNTYLTELSVLTAIAVITLVFCVKVFKYE from the coding sequence ATGAATAGTTTTGTGAATTTGTCTTCTATATTTTTTAAAATGGAATTAAGAAATAAACAAGCGGCTATTATGAGTACTGTGTTCCCTATTTTAATGATGGCTTTAATGGGTACAGCAGGAAAAGATGCGGCAAGAGATGGTATGTCATATATGACCTATATCTTTCCAGGTATTCTAGGAATGGCTTATGGAGCTATCGGTCTAATAGCTTTACCTGTGATGATCGCTTCATATAGGGAAAGGGGTATTTTTAAAAAAATTAAAGTTACTCCAATTTCTACATCAAAAATAATGGTATCAATTTTTAGTACACAGCTTTTCATTATGGCTATACAAACAGTTATTATATTGGGCATTAGTGTTTTTATTTTTAATGTCCAATTAAATTTTAGTTCTATTTATACTCTTTTATTGATTCCGTTGTTATTAATGGGTGGTCTTAGTTTATTAGGCGTAGGTTTAATAATCGGAATATATGCTAATAACGCAAAAAATGCCACAACTATGGGGAATCTTTCAAATTTAGTATTCATTTTTTTAGGTGGTACTTTCTTCCCGAGTGACGTGTGGCCAAAAATTTTAATGCCATTTGTTTATATTAATCCACTTAATTATATTATTGAAGCTATAAGAAAAACACTTATCTTCGAGACTCAAAATCTTAATACTTATCTAACCGAGTTATCAGTATTAACTGCTATAGCAGTAATTACGTTAGTATTTTGTGTTAAAGTTTTTAAATATGAATAA